One Candidatus Poribacteria bacterium genomic window, GTTCTGGGATACCGCCGAAGGTTACGGCAGTCAACCGCACCTCGGAGTAGCAGTCCGTCAGATTTCTCGGGATGAAGTCATCATCCAAACGAAAACCGGCGCGAAAGATTATGAAGGTGCCAAGGCAAGCATTACACGTTCTCTTCAGGAAATGCAGACGGATTACTTAGATGTTCTCTTACTGCACGGTATCTCCTCACCTGAAGATTTAGAATCGCGAGAAGGCGCACTCGACGCGTTCCGAGAAGCAAAAGCGGCTGGCAAAATCCGAGTTATTGGCTGTTCTACACACCTATACACAGGTCCGGTGATGGACGCAGTGATTGACCATCCGGAACTTGACGTCATTTTGACGACAGCGAATAAAGAGGGTAAGATGTTAGAAGGCGGTCCCTTTGATCGGCATCTGGAATACATTGAACGCGCGTATTCGCTCGGTAAAGGCATCAGCATCATGAAGGTTATCGTTGCGGGTAATATTCCAGAGGCAGATATGCCAGAATGGATCGAGTGGGGTTTTAACCTTGAAACGGCACATGCGATCAACCTCGGTATCAGCGATTATCACCACATTACCTTGGATGTCAGGCTTGCACGTGCGAGTGCGAGACGACGTTTGATACAACGTAAAGCGGCTTAAAAGTGGTTATCAGTTATGCGTTGCCCGTTAAGAGGTTTTCGTCTAACAACGGGTTTCTCCTAATATAACCTCAAAAACTTTAGCCCGTAAGCGTAGCGGAGGGCGGATTTGAGAAAAGCACGTGAAGTTTCCAATTCACGTTGTTTAACCGCAAGTAGGACTTACGCAGTAGCGATTTATATCGCAGAGGATTTCAGTTGTTGACAAA contains:
- a CDS encoding aldo/keto reductase: MEYLAYGKTGLEISRLCFGAGHLNNTCENYEAGGKLMLKALDEGITFWDTAEGYGSQPHLGVAVRQISRDEVIIQTKTGAKDYEGAKASITRSLQEMQTDYLDVLLLHGISSPEDLESREGALDAFREAKAAGKIRVIGCSTHLYTGPVMDAVIDHPELDVILTTANKEGKMLEGGPFDRHLEYIERAYSLGKGISIMKVIVAGNIPEADMPEWIEWGFNLETAHAINLGISDYHHITLDVRLARASARRRLIQRKAA